One stretch of Streptomyces peucetius DNA includes these proteins:
- a CDS encoding MBL fold metallo-hydrolase, whose protein sequence is MLIAGFPAGAWGTNCYLVAPAAGEECVIIDPGHQATEGVEEALKKHRLKPVAVVLTHGHIDHVASVVPVCGAHDVPAWIHPEDRYMMSDPEKALGRSIGMPLMGELTVGEPDDVKELTDGAALNLAGLEFSVSHAPGHTKGSVTFKMPESADVPSVFFSGDLLFAGSIGRTDLPGGDMEEMLESLARVCLPLDDSTVVLSGHGPQTTIGRERATNPYLREVAAGLGSMDAPRRGM, encoded by the coding sequence GTGCTTATTGCCGGGTTCCCCGCCGGGGCCTGGGGGACCAACTGCTACCTGGTCGCCCCGGCCGCAGGCGAGGAGTGCGTGATCATCGACCCGGGCCACCAGGCCACCGAGGGTGTCGAGGAAGCGCTGAAGAAGCATCGGCTCAAGCCCGTCGCGGTCGTCCTCACCCATGGCCACATCGACCACGTGGCCTCCGTCGTCCCCGTCTGCGGTGCCCACGACGTACCGGCCTGGATCCACCCCGAGGACCGCTACATGATGAGCGACCCGGAGAAGGCCCTCGGGCGCTCCATCGGGATGCCTCTGATGGGCGAGCTCACCGTGGGCGAACCGGACGACGTCAAGGAGCTGACCGACGGTGCCGCGCTGAACCTGGCCGGCCTCGAATTCTCCGTCTCCCATGCGCCCGGCCATACCAAGGGGTCGGTGACCTTCAAGATGCCCGAGTCCGCGGACGTCCCGTCCGTCTTCTTCTCGGGCGACCTGCTGTTCGCCGGCTCCATCGGACGCACGGACCTGCCCGGCGGCGACATGGAAGAGATGCTCGAGTCGCTGGCACGGGTGTGCCTGCCGCTCGACGACTCGACCGTGGTGCTGTCCGGCCACGGCCCCCAGACGACCATCGGCCGTGAGCGCGCCACCAACCCGTATCTGCGCGAGGTGGCCGCCGGCCTCGGGAGCATGGACGCTCCCCGACGAGGAATGTGA
- a CDS encoding peptidylprolyl isomerase — MVSSDQRRRQLAREKFERQQQRREQARRKAKVRNSAIAAAVAVVLCAGGGVYAMGLTGDEKDDAASPGASPSPSASETSNPEPAMAIDQKAKYSFSIATSAGDIKIAMDAAKTPHTVNSFKSLADKGYFDGTKCHRLTTENIFVLQCGDPKGDGTGGPGYTIPDENLDALGKAAADGTVTFPAGTVAMANTGQPGSGGSQFFLVYKDTKLPPAYTPFGTMDDKGLKAVKDVAKAGVEGGGADGPPKKAVTVEKATVTKV, encoded by the coding sequence GTGGTCAGCAGCGATCAGCGGCGGCGGCAGCTCGCCAGGGAGAAGTTCGAGCGCCAGCAGCAGCGTCGGGAGCAGGCGCGGCGGAAGGCCAAGGTGCGCAACTCCGCCATCGCGGCGGCGGTGGCCGTGGTGCTCTGCGCCGGCGGCGGCGTCTACGCCATGGGCCTCACCGGTGACGAGAAGGACGACGCCGCGTCGCCCGGCGCCTCGCCGAGCCCCTCCGCCTCGGAGACGAGCAACCCCGAGCCGGCGATGGCGATCGACCAGAAGGCGAAGTACTCGTTCTCGATCGCAACCAGCGCGGGCGACATCAAGATCGCCATGGACGCCGCGAAGACGCCGCACACGGTGAACTCGTTCAAGTCGCTGGCGGACAAGGGTTACTTCGACGGCACGAAGTGTCACCGTCTGACCACGGAGAACATCTTCGTGCTGCAGTGCGGCGACCCGAAGGGCGACGGCACCGGCGGTCCCGGCTACACCATCCCCGACGAGAACCTCGACGCTCTCGGCAAGGCGGCCGCGGACGGCACGGTCACCTTCCCGGCGGGCACGGTCGCGATGGCGAACACCGGCCAGCCGGGCTCGGGCGGCAGCCAGTTCTTCCTCGTCTACAAGGACACCAAACTGCCGCCCGCCTACACGCCCTTCGGGACCATGGACGACAAGGGCCTGAAGGCCGTGAAGGACGTGGCGAAGGCCGGAGTCGAGGGCGGCGGCGCCGACGGTCCCC